The Sporichthyaceae bacterium genomic sequence GTTGCGCATCAGGGCCGCGTGCAGCGGCAGGATCACCCCGGATTCCGGGTCGAGGGTGACCTCGTTGGCGATGGTGTCGGTAACCAGGTTGGGGATCTCCCGCTCCTGGAACCAGCGCACCAGCGGAGCCGAGTAGGTCAGGCCCGGCTCGCAGAACCCCTCATAGAACTCCTCGTGCGGGACGGCGTACCAGTACTTCATGAACCCGGTGCGGATCAGCAGGATGTCGCGCTTCTCGATGCTCACGCCCTGGGCCTTGGCGATCGCCTCCAGGTCGTTGTGGTCGAAGGTCTCGCCCTTGTCCAGCCACTCCTTGCCACGGTGGCGGGCCACGTCGAGAAGCACGCCGCGGCCGACCACCCCCTTCTGTGCGATCGGCAGCACCGAGGCCTTGGCCATGGCGCCGATCGTGCTGCGCGCGTCGTAGCCGTTCCAGATCTGGCCGTCGTACCAGACGTGGCCCAGCGCGTCGTACTGCGTGGAGCCCTGCAGGAACAGCGACGCCTTGTCGTCGGCGTAGTGCAGGTCGCCGGGGTACTTGGGTGCGTCCGGGCCGTCCCAGTGGCTCTCGTCGATGATGTTCTCGCGCTCGATGCCGGAGCGACCCGGCCACACCGGGTCACCGCCGGGGTGACCCATCTGCACCTGCAGGGTGTAGACCTCGCCGGACTTCACCTGGGCCACGCCGCGCAGGACCTGCCCCGCGTCGAGGTAATTCAGTGATCCCACCTCGTCGTCCGGACCCCACTTACCCCAGTTCGACGGGGCATCGGCGCCGAACAGGTCGCGCACTGCAGGGGCTTCGGTCATCGGACGCTCCAATGATGGGACGGGTACCTGCCCGCCCCGATCATGCTCAGGCCCGCCACCGGAGCAGAATGCGGGGCACCGGACGGCGCCCCGCACTTTTCGGAGGAATCCATGTCGCGTGAGATCACGGTCGGTCCGCTCGCGGACTTCCCCGACGGACAACTCATCGCCACCAAGGCCGACGGCCAGTCGGTGATCGTTGCCCGCAACGGCGACAACGTCTGCGTCGCCGCGAACAAGTGCCCGCACCTGGGCATGTCGTTGACCAAGGGTCCGGGCGGCCTGAAATACGAGAACGGCGTGGTGCAGTGCGCCTGGCACAACTCGCGGTTCGAGGTGTGTAGCGG encodes the following:
- a CDS encoding cyclase family protein; this encodes MTEAPAVRDLFGADAPSNWGKWGPDDEVGSLNYLDAGQVLRGVAQVKSGEVYTLQVQMGHPGGDPVWPGRSGIERENIIDESHWDGPDAPKYPGDLHYADDKASLFLQGSTQYDALGHVWYDGQIWNGYDARSTIGAMAKASVLPIAQKGVVGRGVLLDVARHRGKEWLDKGETFDHNDLEAIAKAQGVSIEKRDILLIRTGFMKYWYAVPHEEFYEGFCEPGLTYSAPLVRWFQEREIPNLVTDTIANEVTLDPESGVILPLHAALMRNLGVAMTEICWLEELAAACAGDGRYTFLYAAAPLKVVGGTGAPVNPIAIR
- a CDS encoding Rieske 2Fe-2S domain-containing protein: MSREITVGPLADFPDGQLIATKADGQSVIVARNGDNVCVAANKCPHLGMSLTKGPGGLKYENGVVQCAWHNSRFEVCSGANKDWVTGLAGRNTPGWSRKLISLGRKPADLTTYPARVADGAVVITVD